Proteins from a single region of Ziziphus jujuba cultivar Dongzao chromosome 1, ASM3175591v1:
- the LOC125420619 gene encoding ribonuclease S-F11-like: MEIILILIILVASSSSCQAMFTDQVEGKQKIDKFVVRYPRNVCSTGAVQDCRTDLPAGKFTIHGLWPNEVSEPIKRTFDINLLKGQLLKDLEEHWPGLQNSANTNDYLWYRQWVKHGCYFHLGSGTQVEYFQKGIDLFRTPVIEKALSQLLITGKKYVTVDILKQLKQITNFNPALSCKDSTQGNIKLLVEVTFCLESDLKTLKDCPDKPSCGTEFYVETTALSPPPPPPRAGITEEAVASF, from the exons ATGGAAATCATTTTAATTCTCATCATTTTGGTAGCCTCCTCCTCTTCCTGCCAAGCGATGTTCACTGATCAAGTAGAAGGAAAACAGAAAATTGATAAGTTTGTGGTACGCTACCCACGAAATGTCTGCTCCACAGGTGCGGTGCAGGACTGTCGTACTGATCTGCCAGCAGGCAAGTTTACAATCCACGGCCTCTGGCCGAATGAAGTGTCCGAGCCAATAAAAAGAACTTTCGATATAAATCTT ttAAAAGGTCAACTCTTGAAAGACCTCGAAGAACATTGGCCAGGTTTACAGAACAGCGCAAACACAAATGATTACTTATGGTACCGCCAGTGGGTCAAACATGGATGTTATTTCCACCTAGGTTCTGGTACTCAAGTTGAGTATTTTCAGAAAGGAATCGATCTATTTCGTACTCCAGTGATAGAGAAAGCTCTGAGTCAACTCTTGATTACAGGAAAAAAGTACGTGACTGTCGATATTCTTAAACAGCTCAAACAGATAACGAACTTTAACCCTGCATTGTCTTGCAAGGATTCAACGCAAGGAAATATAAAGTTACTGGTCGAGGTAACGTTTTGTCTCGAATCCGATTTAAAAACTCTCAAGGATTGCCCGGATAAACCGAGTTGTGGAACAGAGTTTTATGTAGAGACTACTGCActctctcctcctcctcctcctcctcgtgCTGGAATAACAGAGGAAGCCGTTGCTTCCTTCTAA